The Flavobacteriales bacterium genome segment TAAAGGGTATATCGCATCTCGGATGACCGGAGTACCCTTGGAAACACACTATCTAGGTACCGTGGATCACGGTCCGGGACCCCTGCCTACGGACGAGACGCTCCGAGTGGTCTCTGTCGCCCGCTTGGTGCCACTGAAACGTATTCGCGAGATGATCACCATACTTGCTCTATGCCAACGTCCGGTGCACTGGACCCACATCGGTGGCGGTCCGGAAGAAGAGCTTCTGAGAACAGAAACGAATGGTCTGGGTAAACATATCCAGGTCTCCATCCGGGGAGATATGGATCACGATGCGATCATGCATGAGTACAGCCAGAAACCCTATCACCTTCTCATCAGCCTGAGCAGTAGCGAGGGGCTACCTGTGAGTATGATGGAGGCCATGAGCTTCGGTATCCCTGTGTTGAGCACGGATGTTGGGGGAGTACATGAAATGGTGACCGAGAGCACAGGAGTGCTTGTAGACAGGGAGCTCGATCATGCGCAGATCGCCTCGATCCTGGATGACTGGATACTGACC includes the following:
- a CDS encoding glycosyltransferase, which translates into the protein MRYQMANARQLTARASALETSGMLQDDALHYSYWMGEWATVLGLLAQEKRISGYVTRVHGYDLYDERHTLGYQPYRAIQKQGLKKIYPISELGKGYIASRMTGVPLETHYLGTVDHGPGPLPTDETLRVVSVARLVPLKRIREMITILALCQRPVHWTHIGGGPEEELLRTETNGLGKHIQVSIRGDMDHDAIMHEYSQKPYHLLISLSSSEGLPVSMMEAMSFGIPVLSTDVGGVHEMVTESTGVLVDRELDHAQIASILDDWILTGLARPAFREGVRQAWKERFSADRNYPRFIEDILSLEWS